The nucleotide sequence GACGATGGCGCGAAGGGTCGAGAACAGATCCGTCAATTGTCGCAGCGGGGTGTTCAACACCGGACAATCGGCCGCCAGCGCGATTCCCAGAAGCTGCGCTTTCCCATCCAGGAAGCTTTCAATGTCGAAGGTGGCGGGTGCGGACAGGCGTTGCAGCGCGGCCTCCGCAACTTCCTTTTCGGGGCTGATCACCACGTCGATAGGCAGGTGATCGCGTCGATACAGATCCGAATGGACCACATCGAGATAGCTCTGAGCCCGCAACCGCGCGATCTTGCGCGGCACTTCGAACACGGAATGGGCAACCTGACAGGTGACCATATTCACCTCGTCGGCATGGGTAGCTGCGATGATCATGTCGGCATCCCGCGCCCCGGCCCGTTCCAGCACATCCGGGTAGGACGCAAAGCCGCAGACGCCCTGCACATCCAGCAAATCCGTCGCACGCCGCACCAGTTCTTCATTGCTGTCGACGACCGTTACGTCGTTGCGTTCGCCCGACAGATATCGCGCGATTTGCCAACCGACCTGACCGGCGCCGCAAATGATGACTTTCATTCAGCCGCGCTCCCCTGTCGCGTTTCGTCTTCGCTCTCTTCGACGGTTGCGATGCGGCTTCCGCCCCGAGCGGTCGTGACGACGTTGAGCGATTTGAGCTTGCGATGCAATGCCGAGCGTTCCATGCCGACGAAACTGGCCGTCCGCGAAATGTTTCCGCCAAAGCGGTTGATCTGGGTCAGCAAATATTCGCGTTCGAACAGTTCGCGCGCCTCGCGCAGCGGCAATTGCGCCACCGCACCGGACAATACAACGCGGCTATCGTTGGTATCGGCCGGTGTGTCCGATGGCAATTCGGACGATTGGATCGCGCCGGCGTCGGGACCGAGGATCAGCACGCGCTCAATCACGTTGCGAAGCTGACGGATATTGCCCGGCCACAGCATGGTTTGCAGATAGGCGGCGGCGTCCTCGCTCAATTCACGGTTGGGCAAACCATCGGTTTTGTGGAACTCCGCAATGAAATGCTGCGCCAGTTCGGGAATATCCGCGCGGCGTTCGCCCAGACTTGGAACATCCACCGGAACCACGTTCAGGCGGTGATACAGTTCTTCGCGGAAGCGGCCTGCCGCAATCTCGCCTTCCAGATCGCGGCTGGTGGCCGAAATGACCCGCACATCGACGTTAACCTGACTCGTTCCTCCGACACGCTGGAACTGCTGTTCCAACAACACCCGCAACATCCGCGCCTGAGTGTCCAGCGGAAGATCCGCCACCTCGTCCAGATAAAGCGTTCCGTGATCGGCCTGTTCCAGCAAACCCGCCTCGACCTTTTGACCGTTGGCCTCGCTGCCGAACAGAAGCCGCTCCATGCGTTCAGCCGATGCGGAGGCGCAGTTCAGCGTGACAAAGGGGTTCGACGCCCGCAGCGAATGTGAATGTATGAATCGCGCTGCCGTTTCCTTGCCCGATCCGGACGGCCCGCGTAGCAGCACACGTCCATTCGACTTGGTGACTTTTTCAAGCTGAGATTTCAAACCCTTGAATGTCGCGCTTGATCCGATCATCTCGCCCGTCGAGAAATCGGTTCGACGCAATTCCGTATTCTCGCGCCGCAGCCGCGACGTTTCCATCGCCCGCCGGATCACGACCAGAAGCTGGTCGATATTGAACGGCTTTTCGATGAAGTCGTAGGCTCCCTGCTTGATCGCGGCCACGGCGATTTCAATGTTTCCGTGGCCCGAAATGATCACAACCGGAACCTCGGGACTTTCTCGTTTAACCTTGGTCAGAATGTCGATCCCGTCCATCTGGCTGTCCTTCAACCAGATATCGAGTATCATCAGCGACGGAAGCTGTGTTCCAAGCTGCGCCACGCATTCATCCGACGTGCCAGCCAACCTCGTGGTATAGCCTTCGTCTTCAAGGATATCCGCAATCAATTCGCGAATGTCCCTCTCATCGTCAACAATCAGGATATCGCCCATAACCGCCCCTGCTCTTGCTTTTTCCTGTTATTCCGCCGCATCCGCGACCGCTTCTGTTTCAATCGGCAGTGTCACGCTGACGCGCGCGCCATGATGTGCCCCTTCCGCAAAGGCTGGTGCATCTTCCAGCCGCATCCTGCCGCCATGTTCTTCGATGATCTTCCGCACAATCGGCAAACCCAGCCCGGTGCCGCTGTCACGCGTGGTGACATAAGGTTCAAACAATCGCGCCCGGTCTTCGGGGAAGCCGGTGCCGTTGTCATCGACCGTCAGAAGCGCGGTTCCGTCCAACATGCTCAGTGTCACCCGTACTTCGGGTTTATAGCCTTCGGGAGAGAACTTTTCCACATAAGTTTCCGTAGCTTCAATGGCGTTCTTAATCAGGTTCGTCAGAGCCTGCGACAACAGGGTCGGATCCAGATCCGCTGGAACCGCGTCATCAGGCGTTTTGCAGGAAATCGTCACATTCAGATTGCCATTGCTTTGCAGGATGACTGCTTCCTGCACCAGCTTGGACAGATCCTGACGCGATTGTTCCGGTTGCGGCATGCGTGCGAATTTCGAGAATTCATCCACGATCCGGCGCAGATCATTGGTTTGGCGGATGATGACACTTGTCAGTTGACCCAGTGCTTCGGCGTCAGCCGGTTCCAAGCGACGCCCGTATTTGCGGGTGATGCGTTCGGCAGAAAGTTGGATGGGTGTCAGCGGATTCTTTATTTCATGCGCGATCCGACGAGCCACATCGCCCCAAGCGGCCATGCGCTGTGCGGACACCAGATCGGTGATGTCATCAAAGGCCACCACGAAGCCTTCGAGTTCACCATCCTTTGATCGCCGAACCGCCATTCGTACCAGCAGAATATCCTGCACTCCCCGCCTGCGCAGCTTGACTTCCTGCTGGGCAGTTTCGCTTTTCACGC is from Qingshengfaniella alkalisoli and encodes:
- a CDS encoding sigma-54-dependent transcriptional regulator; protein product: MGDILIVDDERDIRELIADILEDEGYTTRLAGTSDECVAQLGTQLPSLMILDIWLKDSQMDGIDILTKVKRESPEVPVVIISGHGNIEIAVAAIKQGAYDFIEKPFNIDQLLVVIRRAMETSRLRRENTELRRTDFSTGEMIGSSATFKGLKSQLEKVTKSNGRVLLRGPSGSGKETAARFIHSHSLRASNPFVTLNCASASAERMERLLFGSEANGQKVEAGLLEQADHGTLYLDEVADLPLDTQARMLRVLLEQQFQRVGGTSQVNVDVRVISATSRDLEGEIAAGRFREELYHRLNVVPVDVPSLGERRADIPELAQHFIAEFHKTDGLPNRELSEDAAAYLQTMLWPGNIRQLRNVIERVLILGPDAGAIQSSELPSDTPADTNDSRVVLSGAVAQLPLREARELFEREYLLTQINRFGGNISRTASFVGMERSALHRKLKSLNVVTTARGGSRIATVEESEDETRQGSAAE